The following are from one region of the Capsicum annuum cultivar UCD-10X-F1 chromosome 1, UCD10Xv1.1, whole genome shotgun sequence genome:
- the LOC107870293 gene encoding abscisic acid 8'-hydroxylase CYP707A2, which yields MEFVTMFCLFAFMSCSLVLLHSIFNLFAFGMKKLPLPPGTLGWPYIGETFQLYSQNPSVFFASKVKKYGSIFKTHILGCPCVMISSPEAAKLVLVTKAHLFKPTFPASKERMLGKQAIFFHQGDYHAKLRKLVLRAFMPEAIKNIVPHIESIAITSLESLQGRLINAYQEMKTYTYNVALLSIFGKDEMLYREDLKRCYYVLETGYNSMPINLPGTLFHKSMKARKELAKILAKIISLRRETKQNHTDLLGSFMGGQEDLTDEQIADNIIGVIFAARDTTASVLTWILKYLGENPSVLQAVTEEQEGIMREKEENGEGKVLSWADTRKMPTTTRVIQETLRAASILSFTFREAVEDVEFEGYLIPKGWKVLPLFRNIHHSPDNFSEPEKFDPSRFEVSPKPNTFMPFGNGTHSCPGNELAKLEILILVHHLTTKYRWSMMGPQNGIQYGPFALPQNGLPIMLSHKTSS from the exons atgGAGTTTGTTACCATGTTTTGCTTATTTGCTTTCATGTCTTGTTCCCTTGTACTACTCCATTCTATCTTCAACCTCTTTGCTTTTGGTATGAAGAAGTTGCCTCTTCCTCCTGGCACTTTGGGTTGGCCTTATATTGGTGAAACTTTCCAACTTTACTCACAAAACCCAAGTGTCTTCTTTGCCTCCAAAGTCAAGAA GTATGGTTCAATATTCAAGACTCACATATTGGGATGTCCATGTGTGATGATATCAAGCCCAGAGGCAGCAAAGTTGGTTTTGGTCACCAAAGCTCATCTCTTTAAGCCTACATTTCCTGCTAGCAAAGAGAGAATGTTGGGGAAACAAGCCATTTTCTTTCATCAAGGGGACTATCATGCCAAACTGAGGAAGCTAGTTCTTCGAGCTTTCATGCCTGAAGCCATCAAAAACATCGTCCCGCACATTGAGTCCATCGCGATAACATCCCTAGAATCTTTGCAAGGCAGATTGATCAACGCTTACCAAGAAATGAAGACA TACACATACAACGTGGCACTACTTTCCATATTTGGTAAGGATGAAATGCTCTATAGGGAGGATCTCAAGAGGTGTTACTACGTACTCGAAACAGGATACAATTCGATGCCAATCAATCTCCCCGGAACACTATTCCACAAATCAATGAAAGCGCGCAAGGAGCTAGCAAAGATCCTGGCCAAAATCATCTCACTTAGGAGGGAAACAAAGCAAAATCATACAGATTTGCTTGGATCTTTCATGGGAGGTCAAGAAGACCTTACTGATGAACAAATTGCTGATAATATCATTGGTGTCATATTTGCTGCTAGAGACACAACAGCTAGTGTCCTTACATGGATCCTTAAATACCTTGGAGAAAATCCTAGTGTCCTACAAGCTGTCACA GAAGAGCAAGAGGGGATAATGAGGGAAAAAGAGGAGAATGGTGAAGGCAAAGTGTTGAGTTGGGCAGACACAAGAAAAATGCCTACGACTACAAGGGTGATCCAAGAGACACTTAGAGCTGCTTCCATATTATCTTTTACATTCAGAGAAGCTGTTGAAGATGTTGAATTTGAAG GATATCTAATACCAAAAGGATGGAAAGTATTACCATTGTTCAGAAACATTCACCATAGTCCAGACAATTTTTCTGAACCAGAGAAATTTGATCCTTCAAGATTTGAG GTTTCTCCAAAGCCCAATACTTTTATGCCATTTGGCAATGGGACCCACTCATGTCCAGGCAATGAGTTAGCCAAGCTGGAGATTTTGATCCTTGTACATCATCTAACCACAAAGTACCG GTGGTCTATGATGGGCCCACAGAATGGAATTCAGTATGGACCCTTTGCTCTTCCCCAGAATGGCCTGCCCATTATGCTCTCCCACAAGACTTCATCATAA